A genomic region of Trifolium pratense cultivar HEN17-A07 linkage group LG3, ARS_RC_1.1, whole genome shotgun sequence contains the following coding sequences:
- the LOC123914185 gene encoding non-specific lipid transfer protein GPI-anchored 6 isoform X2 encodes MGCKIATIFSTLIFLVLMFGLVTSDINQDKEECTQKLIALANCLPFVSGEAKTPPIDCCTGVKEVVDKSKRCLCILVKDHDDPSLGFTINVTLALQLPNDCKAPTNLTQCIDILHLAPKSKAAKIFEDFQKTMEKNSTTTPITPVSNATGKGTNSTGEDKSGGGSLGKRWLVAEILCGILPFVLVSYIFIV; translated from the exons atgGGTTGCAAAATTGCAACAATCTTCTCTACCTTGATTTTCCTAGTCCTTATGTTTGGTCTTGTAACCTCAGATATTAACCAAGACAAAGAAGAATGTACCCAAAAACTCATTGCTTTGGCTAATTGTCTTCCTTTTGTGAGTGGTGAAGCCAAAACACCACCTATAGATTGTTGCACTGGGGTCAAAGAAGTTGTTGATAAGAGTAAGAGATGTTTATGTATCCTTGTTAAGGATCATGATGACCCTAGTCTTGGTTTTACTATTAATGTTACACTTGCACTTCAATTACCAAATGATTGTAAGGCACCAACTAACTTAACTCAATGTATTG ATATCTTGCATTTGGCACCTAAATCTAAAGCTGCTAAGATATTTGAGGACTTCCAAAAAACCATGGAGAAAAATAGTACTACCACCCCTATTACTCCTG TTAGTAATGCCACTGGAAAGGGAACAAACTCAACAGGTGAAGACAAGAGCGGTGGTGGAAGTTTGGGAAAGAGGTGGCTGGTGGCAGAGATTCTCTGTGGAATTTTACCATTTGTTTTAGTCTCCTACATCTTCATAGTTTGA
- the LOC123914185 gene encoding non-specific lipid transfer protein GPI-anchored 6 isoform X1 encodes MGCKIATIFSTLIFLVLMFGLVTSDINQDKEECTQKLIALANCLPFVSGEAKTPPIDCCTGVKEVVDKSKRCLCILVKDHDDPSLGFTINVTLALQLPNDCKAPTNLTQCIDILHLAPKSKAAKIFEDFQKTMEKNSTTTPITPAVSNATGKGTNSTGEDKSGGGSLGKRWLVAEILCGILPFVLVSYIFIV; translated from the exons atgGGTTGCAAAATTGCAACAATCTTCTCTACCTTGATTTTCCTAGTCCTTATGTTTGGTCTTGTAACCTCAGATATTAACCAAGACAAAGAAGAATGTACCCAAAAACTCATTGCTTTGGCTAATTGTCTTCCTTTTGTGAGTGGTGAAGCCAAAACACCACCTATAGATTGTTGCACTGGGGTCAAAGAAGTTGTTGATAAGAGTAAGAGATGTTTATGTATCCTTGTTAAGGATCATGATGACCCTAGTCTTGGTTTTACTATTAATGTTACACTTGCACTTCAATTACCAAATGATTGTAAGGCACCAACTAACTTAACTCAATGTATTG ATATCTTGCATTTGGCACCTAAATCTAAAGCTGCTAAGATATTTGAGGACTTCCAAAAAACCATGGAGAAAAATAGTACTACCACCCCTATTACTCCTG CAGTTAGTAATGCCACTGGAAAGGGAACAAACTCAACAGGTGAAGACAAGAGCGGTGGTGGAAGTTTGGGAAAGAGGTGGCTGGTGGCAGAGATTCTCTGTGGAATTTTACCATTTGTTTTAGTCTCCTACATCTTCATAGTTTGA
- the LOC123914184 gene encoding mediator of RNA polymerase II transcription subunit 10b-like, protein MDSSQSPAAGGNGTLISQTNDTTASAAGADDPMQKLNQVSNSIQKTLGLIHQLYLTVSTFNAAFQMPLLQRINGLVAELDNMVKLAEKCNIQVPMEVVNLIDDGKNPDEFTRDILNNCIAKNQTTKGKTDALKNLRKHLLEELEQNFPDEVETFRESRAASAAELKRLAQAQSVLPNGDVRVKGEH, encoded by the exons ATGGATTCATCACAAAGTCCAGCCGCAGGGGGCAATGGGACACTGATCTCTCAAACTAATGATACAACAGCTTCTGCAGCAGGAGCTGATGATCCTATGCAGAAGCTGAACCAGGTCAGCAACTCCATTCAGAAAACCTTAGGCCTTATCCATCAGCTGTACCTTACAGTCTCTACCTTCAATGCTGCCTTTCAAATGCCACTCCTCCAACGCAT CAATGGTCTTGTTGCGGAGCTTGACAACATGGTCAAATTGGCGGAAAAGTGCAACATTCAGGTTCCTATGGAAGTTGTAAA TTTAATCGATGATGGGAAGAATCCAGATGAATTTACCAGAGATATTTTAAACAACTGTATTGCAAAGAATCAGACCACCAAAGGAAAAACTGATGCTTTAAAG AATTTGCGCAAGCATCTTTTGGAGGAATTGGAGCAGAACTTCCCTGACGAGGTTGAAACTTTTAGAGAGAGTCGTGCTGCTTCTGCTGCT GAGTTGAAACGTTTGGCGCAAGCACAAAGTGTACTACCAAATGGAGATGTGAGGGTTAAAGGAGAGCATTGA